One Setaria italica strain Yugu1 chromosome II, Setaria_italica_v2.0, whole genome shotgun sequence DNA segment encodes these proteins:
- the LOC101758854 gene encoding uncharacterized protein LOC101758854 — protein MARSPFVPMEAREQAGTGGGAEAGKGQAPHQAREEEQEAAVLLVHSQVRRIKREDEEIRERLLKLRLLETRPAGGFVCDPVAWRASRSLSPLRRAGNGIPVGD, from the coding sequence ATGGCGAGGTCGCCGTTCGTTCCGATGGAGGCGAGGGAGCAAGCGGGCACCGGAGGGGGAGCAGAGGCGGGCAAGGGCCAGGCGCCCCACCAGgcccgggaggaggagcaggaggcggcggtgctgctggtGCACAGCCAGGTGCGGCGGATCAAGCGGGAGGACGAGGAGATCAGGGAGCGCCTCCTCAAGCTGCGGCTGCTGGAGACCAGGCCCGCCGGCGGCTTCGTCTGCGACCCCGTGGCGTGGCGGGCCTCCCGCTCGCTCTCGCCGCTCCGCCGCGCCGGGAACGGCATCCCCGTGGGCGACTGA